GCCGTGTGGTTGCGCGCTTCAACACAAGCCACACGATCAGCGACGTGCGGGCATTCATCAACACAACAAGGCCAGGAGAAACAAGCGACTACACGCTGCAGGTCGGGTTCCCCCCTAAGCCGCTCGACGACGCGACCAAGACCATTGAGGAAGCCGGCGTTGCCAACTCGGTGATCATCCAGAGAGTCTAATCTCAACAGGTTGTTGACCCCACGTCATCGAACACACCATCCATCCGTCCCAATCGTGCACATTTCCTTGCCCTTTTGTCCGTCCCTGAGCTCTCTTGGATTTTAGCCTTTGAGCCTTCCATGGCCGCACTTCACTAGCCGCCCCTCGGGTATTAAGATTTGTAAAAATCGGCGAGATCTGGGTACCCGTCCGTCTTATTCATCCTGCTATAGCGTAAgtatacttggcttgcacttgtgCTTCCTGCCCGGTCTGCATCACGTTTCGTCTGTTGGCAGTCCTTTTGTTCGTGTCTAACGTCCCCTTTGGTACGGGCGTGGGACAGGGAAGGGTAGCTGCAACGGATGCCCATTATTCATGTTTTGTTGTTTTCATCGAACCGATGTCCTGACGCGGTGACGCCGATGGCAATTTGCGAGCAACCGGGGTGAGTTGTTAGCAGGCAGCGTCTCTTTCTGACCCAGGGTTTCAAGAGTTATTACAAGAAAAACCCCGGCCTCTGAACACGGTATAACAAGGTACCAGTTCGTAACATTTTCCTGTCACGGCGACCTCACTTTTCTGTGCAAGTGTTGGCCTATGCTGGCAACGCTGGCTCATCATTTCTTGTTCGGGAACAACATTCCTGCGTTGAGAAGTCGGAGGCAAAGAATTGCTTTTCACTTCTATCTCTTATCTGAACTGAGCCAATCGAGTGATGAGAAAGGTCTACACCTAATTATCTGACCCGGTGGAGTCATCACATCACTGGATTCAGGGTCCAACCCGGCCATGATTATTGGCCTGTTGCATCGGCCGCTCTGTAACCGACGGCACGGCGCATCAGGGGGGCTCGCCGACAAAACGGACGCGCGATTTCCAGCTGTAAATCCGCGCTATTGATCCGCCCAGTCGGCGGGACGCGACACGGCGGAGCGCGACGCGGCCGCGCCGTGCCGGTGGGCGCGGGGGTCGCATGCATGGCCATTGGCCGCGAGATCAGATCCGGCTTAATAAAGTCACTTTGCTTGCTCTGGTTAATTATTGGAGAGGCTGGTTCGTTCGACCGACCTACCGATCGGCTTGACTAGTCCTTAGCCTAGTTATAGTCACGGGAGGGTGCCTCCATGCTCACAGGTCTGAATTACTGGTGATCAGTGAACCTCCTAGCACGTTCCTGTTTGGAAGCTTCTCCTGTCTGTCAATCTGATTCCGATTAGCACGACTTTTGGAGGGCAAGTTGCCCAAGGACTGTTGTTACACACGCAGACACACTGACACAGTTAACCGGCCGGGTCCAACAGTTCTTTTCTCTGTCCCTGTCAACTTTTGCTCTGCCTTTTTAGGAGACTGTTGTTCTGCTCAGTGCTCACAACATTATTCAGTTTGGTAGGACGTCACGGGTTCTTGGATGGACGCGATCCAGTGTGTTTGACTATGGGTCTCTCGAATGTTAACAACTAATAAGATGCCTACCACGGGAGGACACACTGAAAGGAACCTCTCATCACTTGTGTCTGCACTCTCGATGATAATCTCGTCGGTGTAAAGTGTTTTCTCTGCTTTTATTTTCTCCATGTATGTTCGACATGCCATGACAACCaatttctttttttccctttccaTAACACACAAAAGTTTCGCTTGTCGTTTTCTTTTAAGACTTGGGAGAAGAGTTATTTACAGAATTGTTGAAAACACCCAATTCTCATGTCTCCACATTTCTGTGTTTTTGGAAGAGGTCTTTTgtaatcctttgaatcaaagaagccttTTGCTGCTTACTAATTCTTCGTCCGTCCGGGTTTATTATAGCGTCCTGCATATAACTAATCAGTTTCCTGCAATGTCCATGGATGCGTCTGGTCATTGTCCGCGCCATCTCAAATTTTTGATTCCATAACCAGGACCTCATTTAGCAAACCCCAATCCCATACAACCACATGCATCCTACTACATCTACGATCATCCATGACTACTACATCAATACATGTCATTGGAGTATCAAAACTTGGCATGACCTACATACATAATAAGCTATGGACAAAGATCATCCAGGGCCATTACATCAATACATTGCCATCAGACTATCAAAATTTGACATGATCGACATACATAATAAGCTATGGACAAATATCATCCACAACTGCCCTTGCCATTGCCCGCGCCCTTGACGTCTTTGTTGCGGAAGTATTGCTCGAACACGCAAAATAGATTAAGCCGGAGTTGACAAACCTGccactgtcctcctcctcctctttgggggccagtccggccatggcacgtcttgaactcaagacctcttgtctatgataccatattgaattcatgctccaactATTTAATCCAAAAGTCCGAATTGATGAAGAGATGCGAGCAATATATTTCAACAAACATAACCAGTGCATCAGGTGAACATGTCTATGGATGCAAATTTGTAACCGTACCCTCAGACCCATGTTAGTTCAACGAAATGAAATTTTAGTTCTAAAGAGTGTCAGAAAAGACATACCCTCCACCTCTTGCCCACACGACTAAAGTTTTTTGCCTCCTGCCAGTGCTGCTACTGCCCGGAGacatctccggtggccttaggtgttggagatatgccctagaggcaatactgtACGATGATATTTTCTatatgtttatgaataaagatagtcttTGAACGTTATCAATACTGTGTATCAACAAGTATGTAACttatttgtgggactatgcattatatgatgactgtcctaaaaggttccTAGTCGAAAGGGCTGCGTGGACCCGTAGCCGaatagactagcatatgacacgatggattgctcggtctcactagccatggagcattggatgctagctggataatatggactcggaaggatctggtcggatatgacatagtcggatccgagtccaGATAAGGTCTGAGTCAGGCAAACCCGACTACGAGACGCAACGATAGATCATCTGTGAGTCTCTAATagaacatacgttctatgtcctaaaaCCCGAGCTGACGCATGCACTCGAGATGATGATAGACcttctttgggccgaccaaacgctactccgtaattGGGTAGTTATAATGGTAGGTTTCGGGCTAGTCCAGACCCATGCggtgagacatggtcgagcaagatgagatttgcccctccgatcaggagagatatactctgggacCCTCGTGTGATCTGACCAAGGTAAggatggccatgcgacaaggattatgagataatctggttggTGGTCGTCATTAGTGGAGTGAGAAAGAggccgggctagcacaaggatgacagactcgccttgagccaggcaacatatattgtgtggcaaagggaatagaagtgtgatgtacaagtttgcctaaccagcttcatcggACACTTGGAGTTGGCACGCTTTGCCAGAGGCCGCTACCGACTAGCCGAGCTGGATGTGATCTGACTGACGACCAAGTGAACGAGAACCTaaggggtcacacgcttaagggaaggaatcTACGAGATTGGATCCAAGGACACTGGTTGGATGTGATTCAAGCTGGACTTGGATCATGACCGAGTAAATTTTGGGCTTTACGATTCGTGCGAGGCCCAAGAGTAGAGCCTACGACGGATGCCTATATATAGTAGAGGTGCGGCACACGTATgcagttgatcgcttcggcgccatCATTAGGGCTTTGTatgtgttgcaactagccacctccactcgccgctggctgTGTGATCGAACCTAGCAGTTCGCCACATGATGTTCCTCCTACACGCACgaataccattagaggcggtgcacctgcaTCGCTCCGACGAAGCTGTTCATGGGATCCGGTGACTGGCTGTTCGAGGAAGATCGATGAGGAGGAGACGACTCCGGAGACGCGCTGTCTCAACTCTTTCTGCTCCACGGCACTGCGCGTCTTGCACTAACGATTCATGATCTACTTCCATAGCATTTTCCTGGTTGATCTGTACGTAGGGAAAATTTTATATTGCAGTCGATGCACTTAGTGTAACCCAACATTAGGGTCATGAAAGCACGGTGGACCTCGGCCCTTGCCCGCGAGAGAGTTCTTGCTCCGTTTTTAGGTGTTCCTTTAAGGTCTATTAGGTTTTGTCTCATGCCCAGGAAGGCGAGGCGATAACGGCTATCTGAAGATGAAATAAGGTCATGCACTCTGCCCTTCTATCCCCCGCCCGATAGTGCGTCTAGCTCATCGAAGGGCACGTGTCTCCGGCAGATCTCATGGGATTCAATTGGCGTTGGTCTTCCGTGGATCTTCATGGATACAATCTTCGTTCGTTTTAATTCACGTGTCTTCAGATTGCATCCTTCTAATCTATGCTTCTTTTCATCAATGAGATTGATGTTCTGCTACGTTGGTCATTTGGGGTCTTAGCACGATGACTTATTGACCggctactacaacaagttttgtccgGCTCCGATGAGGGAGGATCAGGCAATGACGGCAGCGCGCCTTCGGCTTGCTCAAGAGTTTGTAGTCGTTGCTAGATGGTCTATGGACCTGTATTTTTTTTCCGATGTTCCTTGTACTATCATGACAAATGattatttttttctcaaaaaaaaaaaccccAAAGAGGCTTTGTACACTTTTCCATTTGCCCTGAAATATGTCACCCGCACCTCGTCCTCTCTAGCCGTTAGATGGGCCGAATTTTGATTTAAAGTTTGTGGCATAATAGATGTGCCTTGTGTGTAAACTCTAAACCCATGATCATTTTTTTATCGGTGCGCCAGCTCGCCTTCCCCTCCAACAGCTCGTTGTCGTCCCCCACATTTACGAAGCCGCCCAAAAGCACGCCGCGGCGGTACCCCACACCGCGGACAACCGCAGCGAGACAAGGACCCGGGAACCCAGAGACAGGAAGCGGATGGGGGAGAGGGACCAATCCTTGCCGACGCCACACTGCATCCCCTCCCGCGCCCACTGCCTCGAGCAAGCATGGCATCGTGCACTCCTTTCTATATTAACTAGCCCCGGATAGATAGATAAGAGCGAGGCATGTGCCGTCGGGAATGGTGATCACCGCGGCCAGGTCGTGTCAGCCGAGAAGATAGCCGCGACGAGGGTTTTCCTACCGGAGGGAGGGCCAAGGATGGCggcgctggccgccgccgccgcttttgccggcctcctcctcgcccttGTTCCCGTGGTCGGGGCCGATACCGACGCCGCCGGCGGTAATGCCGCCCCCTGTCTTGGTTTCTTGGTAGGCATTCGTTGTGTGTCTGATGTTTGGTGTGCTCTGGGTTCTTGCAGTTGCGGCTCTTGGGGACCTCTACACCTCCTGGAACAGCCCGGCTCAGCTCGTCGGCTggtcggcggccggcggcggcgaccccTGCGGCGCAGCCTGGATGGGCGTCTCCTGCTCGGGCTCCGCCATCACCTCAATGTAAGGGTCTCCCTCTTGTCCTAAATCGTTTACTGATGAAGAATTGAAGAGGGCAAACATTCTGGTTGCATGAAGGGTTTGGCATGGCAGCGTCTTGCAGGGAAAATTCTGTCAGCATTTGCATCCTTTGCAGGCATTTTGGACACCGGAAAAGTGTACGAACATTTACCATATGCGCTGGCCAGAAAAATCTCTGTTTATTTCTGGGACAAAAAGTTCTCCTTTTTCGTTCTTCTGCATGCATGCTGTGGAAAACAGAGATTTATGCAACCCTGCTCTGAAACTGACTACGTAGTTTTGTTTGGCTAAGCTTTTGGTACCAAGCTTTGGAGAAACCTCTATGTATTTGTGCTTTTCAATTTAAAGTTGCTCTAGACTATCAAGATGTTACTGACAGAAGATTCTGCATATTTGTGCCAATTTTACTTTCCCCTTCATTCTGCTTTTATCTGATTTTACCGTTGTTGTCATACGAATTTCTCTGAAACGAAGTTAATCAACACTGATACACCCTGCTTCCACCCCTATTTTGCAGCAACCTTTCTGGTATGGGATTGAATGGCACTCTTGGCTACCTACTGTCCAGTCTAGTGGCACTGACAACGATGTATGAGCTAACATCAGTAGTACAAATCTTCATTGCTCTATGTTTTCCTTAAAGTTCATATTATTTTCATTTCTGTACTTGCAGGGACTTGAGTAACAACAGCTTGCATGATGTAATTCCGTATCAGCTGCCACCAAATCTTATCCATCTGTAATGCTTCTCACCTTGCCCATCTTCATTACCATTTGCAAGTAATTTGTTCTTGCTGTTTTACTCATAGCGATGATGCAGGAATTTGGCGAGAAATAATTTTTCTGGCAACATCCCATACTCTATATCCAACATCTTATCACTTGGCTACCTGTAAGTTGCTTACTACCGCAAATATGCAATTAAATTTGTGGCATTTTTTATGTGACATAGTCTAACTACAAATAACATCTGCATGCAGCAATGTCAGTCACAACTCTCTGTTCCAGGAAATCGGCGAACTATTTGGGGGCCTCAATTCGCTTTCTGTATTGTAAGGCCTACTGAGAATATATTTTTCTTTGTCCTTTTTAGAGTACATCATTCACTAAATAAGGAAAGGGGTGCCCAAACCGAAGCTATGAGCTATATCATTCTCTTTCTTCGTCTTTTTTTGCATGCCAAAGATGAATTTAATTATCCAGTTTTACCTGTGAAATGTGCGATGAAATGATGATCATCGGCACTAAGGCGGGTCACTGCATAACTGTTAGCAGTGCATATGCATTTTCCCTGTTACATGACTTCATCTTAAGCTTTTTAAAATCCTTTCAGGGATTTATCTTTCAACAACTTGTCAGGGAATCTTCCAGTTTCTTTTGTCTCTTTGTCAAATCTTTCTAGCCTGTAAGTACTAAATAGTCTTAAACTCGATCTTCTCGCTTTTGTGTTTCAGTTTCATGGTTGTTCCATAATTCTTTACTTTCATCCCATTGTGCAGCTATATGCAAAATAATCAACTATCGGGCACAGTCAGTGTCCTCAGCAACCTAAGCCTTACTACACTGTAAGTGACTTCCCATTTGCCAACATGACTGCTAATATACCTTGCCTGCTTTTTCATCTGATGTGTTCGATAATTGCGCCTTTAAACAGAAATATAGCAAACAACAACTTCAGTGGCTTGATACCCGGGGAACTCAGCTCGATTCCAGACTTGAGGTAGTCACTATAACATATTTCATTGCTATTTTACTACACAAATCATAATTTTTAGATACTGATGGGTCAGTGCAATTGCAACCATAGCGCTGGAGGGAACTCATTTATCAATATGCCTGCATCTCCACCACGGATTATCATGCCACCGTCTCAGAGTCCGGTTGCTCAGCCAGATCGTCCTCAAGTACCGACAACTTTTCCAAATGGCCCTGAGGATGATATCCCTATCGAAGAAGGTGACAAGAAGCAAGGCCGGCAAACAGGTCTGCTTGTAGGGTTGGCTGTTGGGTCAGTGGCTGCTGCTTCATGTATACTTTTCGcgctggtgttctgccttcacagTGTCCATAAAAGAAAGGATGGTGGTACCAGTGAACCGAAAGACTTTGTAGGTGCTCTTGCAGTAAACATAGACAGAGGTATGCTCCTATTTCTTCGCGCATGATAGTTTCTCGTTACCATTTGAAGTAAACATAGGGATTTGTAGGTTCCCTTGCAGTAGGATTAGACCTGTTTGAGGTAAAGTGAATCAGATTttgttgttttttctgttttcaaGATGTAAAAAAAAAGGGTAAAAATTACTAGATTCTGTCTGGTTGGTAATTCAAATCCTTACAACCATCTCGTTTCTTTTTGTGTGTGCGTAGATTCTAACACCAACATCCATCAAGACTCTCCTGTCGCAGCTTCAGTGCTCCCGCGGCCTATTGGCACTCCTGAGAGGGCGTATGGTGTAAATAGTTCTCCAGCAAAGAAGATAAAAGTTCCCGGTGCGGCAACTTCTTATACTGTTGCTTCGCTCCAAGTTGCTACAAACAGCTTCTGTCAAGATACCCTACTCGGTGAGGGTTCACTTGGTCGTGTTTACAGAGCTGATTTCCCCAATGGAAAGGTAAAATTACTTATAGTCAACAGTTACTTTTAGTGCTTTTACAAGCATAGCATTGTTTACATGTTCAGGCCTTTTTATTTTGGCTTCATCATACACTAGAACTGAACTGTGTGCGCGGCCACAGGTgcttgcggtgaagaagatagACAGTGCTTCCCTTTCCTTGTATGAAGAGGATCATTTTCTTGAGGTTGTATCAAACATTTCTCGGCTTAGGCATCCGAACATCGTGTCGCTTACGGGCTATTGCGCTGATCATGGCCAAAGGCTTCTTGTATATGAGCACATCGGAAATGGAACACTACATGAAAGGTTGCACTTCTCTGATGAGGCGAACAAGAGCCTTTCTTGGAACACCCGTGTGAGGATAGCGCTAGGCACCGCTCGAGCTTTGGAGTATGTTGTCTGAACTATCTACTGAATCTAGTGCCTTTCACTCTGCACTTTTCTGGTGAAGCGAACTTACAACAGTGTACTGCTAACCTTTGTTCAGGTACCTGCATGAGGTGTGCTTGCCCTCTGTTGTACATAGAAACCTCAAGTCATCAAATATCCTGCTTGATGAAGAGTGCAGCCCACATCTGTCTGACTCTGGGCTTGCCGCCTTCTCACCAAATCCTGAGAGAGAGGTAAGTAACATAGTAGCAACATACTGCCAACGGTGTTTTTTTCAACAGTTTCATATTTTTTTCATTGTTAGTTGGACTAAATCAGGCATCATTTTGTTATGTTTTGCCAGGTTTCAACCGAGGTGCTTGGCTCACTTGGATACAGTGCCCCAGAATTTGCCATGTCAGGAACACATACCGTAAAGAGTGACGTGTACAGTTTTGGAGTAGTGATGTTAGAGCTACTTACGGGCCGTAAGCCGCTAGACAGGTACCATTTCTGACCTGCAAAAGCTATTGCTGTAAATTTGAACCAAAAATTACATTTTGTTCTCTTGTTGATATTTGAACCATTGTGTTGTGCAGATCCAGGGAGAGGTCAGAGCAGTCCCTTGTCGGGTGGGCAACCCCGCAGCTTCACGACATCGATGCGCTTGCCAAGATGGTTGACCCAGCAATGGAAGGGATGTACCCTGCAAAATCTCTGTCCCGTTTCGCCGACATAATCGCGTTGTCTGTCCAGGTACATCATTTTCTTTTCTCTCATGCTGCATATGGCCATCAACATCTGTCCAGCTTGCAGCTAAAATATGAACAGCATTCAGTAGCAATCTGATCATTCACCCCTGTCAATCTCAAAGTAGAAAAGTAGTGGCTATGTTGATATATGAACTGGATTATTCTCTTCAGAGAGGTAGAGTAGGATCCTAAATTTTCTGTCTGCCCTTCTGTAGCCGGAACCGGAGTTCCGTCCACCGATCTCCGAGGTCGTCCAGCAACTTGTGCGTCTGATGCAGAGGGCTAGCATGTTAAGGCGGCAATCGGGAGACGACCTAGGGTCTTCGTACCGTGCCCCGGAGCACGAAGGAGGCGCGTGGGACGCAGTCTGAGGCCAAACCTCCTGTCACCTACAAACCAGAGCTGTATCAGAACATAGTATCATTTTGTGAGTATTAGTATGTGTTCGGTTTTTACTCCATTTTTTGTCTGGTATTTCAGGAGCTTCAGCTTATCTGTTTGTACCAAATACACTGGGAATTTTGTGAACGGCTTGTATAGATATAGGATTCTGTTGTGGTGATCAGTTGTAGataaaaaaggaaaggaaagtAAAGGGAGAGAAAAGGATTTGTGACAAGTTGAATGCGCACGCCTCTGTCAGACGGCGACTTGCGTGTGCCTTGCCAGTGTGGGAAGCCTCACTGATTGGCGGCGAAGCACACGTCGCTAGCTTGTCACGTCCTAACATATATCTTCTTTCAAACTAATTGCGTGCCATGTCAAACGTCCGAGCACATCATCCTTTTGAGTGCTTGTATATTGGTGATGTTGAAGGCTCTTTTGTTTTCATTCTTTTGTTGGGGCCTTGGGAGGATTTTCGATGTGTCGCTCAACGTTTCGAATCCTGATAACATGGTTTTTAAAACCGCACCGGACATCACGCACTCAAGCATCTTTGACCataaatttttttggatttttttgaattattttactaTTTTTGGTGCCCGGGAGCCAAAAGGCCCCGTCCGGCTAAAGTGGTCTTATAATCTCTTAGTTTACTTTGCTTGCTAGAAATCGGGTGTTGTGGGCTCCCCGGATTGTCTTGCGTGCATGTCCCCTCTTAGCAATCGACCAACTCCCTTTTCTCCTGCATTGATCCAATCTGTACGTGCGTGTGTCATGTGTTCACTTCGGCCCTCAGCTAGTCACCGCAGTTTCTCTTGCCTAGCCCATACGTCCATGTGCGTGTCCTCTTCTCGGTTCTTGCATATCTTTTGATACCTTGCAGATCAAGAGGGCAGGGGGAAAGTGTTGGTTGCATTTGTTGTGTCCGTCAGTTGGTGGTCCTGCTTTGCGCAGTGTTACATACTACCGTTGAGTCTTGAGCTGTAATGCCGCACGATCtacatgatgaagctatgtacttagggtagggtcatggatctgtccaacataccctccccaaggacatctctacaaagaatcagaagcagtcgaagagaaaccatcatccacttgACCGTGAAGATGTACTCattcgaccaccttgaagacactcgaccaccagaagatgagaaaccttccactctgcaacggtcaggacttaaaccatagctttatgggcatttactACACTTTACTGCAGACGTTATCAGTAACGCtgctcctttatgaacattgaaccctgtgtaacggaggggaccAGGGGtcatggcgcactctatataagccacccccctcctctgggacaagggttcacattttctgtaattcacacacatatattcagtcgaccgcctcagggctccgaaacgtagggctgttacttcctccgagaagggcctgaactcgtaaaactcgtgtgtacaactcctccatagataggatcttgcctctacattcttaaccccctattctactgtcaatcttagaaccacgacagttggcggccaccgtggggcaggtgtcttagcgacttattggagaagttgcaatttttcgaTCCCCTTCAttatggtttcaggcggaggtttggttgagggccgcgagatccgtctcagcgctcttgtgtttgtcgccgacgactccgcttggcttcaggaggctccactcgacgtcgacgctcTCCTCGCTCGCGGggtgacgcactttcgcgcgtgcgtccgcggcgtcctcctgcggcaaccgtcgacccaataTCAGTCGACTCCGTcagctttccccctccctgcggcTCGCCGGAGCaaacgctccggtcggtcgaggcttcagcggtgggtgaggcatgcggtggcccgccagtcggccacccctcaagtcgcggcgatcgagcccgacgaaactctctacggcctgttcgatctgtcgactggctccgtagagaccgcatccgagtgcgacagcagcgacccagcggctgaagttctgatggtcaatggaccatgcagCCTTCCTGGCTTCAAccgtgaagacggaggcgacgggaacggcgatccgtcgcgcgttcacgaggaataccgccccgaacccctctcctcgcagcagagggaggaacttctccgccggaacatggatgcattgcatactcctatagttggagaaacccctgaggcccaggccttggagcaggcgcgcttggccaacctggctgagcgcactcgactggagaacctccagcgcgcactcgacgatcgcgctcggcagcgcgctcccgaatccagtcgacgccagctttttcctcctccgactcaggtataccgaaccccgatccagaatctggctgctgctgcccggatagcggagtcgatccaaccctcccagt
The sequence above is drawn from the Triticum aestivum cultivar Chinese Spring chromosome 7A, IWGSC CS RefSeq v2.1, whole genome shotgun sequence genome and encodes:
- the LOC123148325 gene encoding protein STRUBBELIG-RECEPTOR FAMILY 8 is translated as MAALAAAAAFAGLLLALVPVVGADTDAAGVAALGDLYTSWNSPAQLVGWSAAGGGDPCGAAWMGVSCSGSAITSINLSGMGLNGTLGYLLSSLVALTTMDLSNNSLHDVIPYQLPPNLIHLNLARNNFSGNIPYSISNILSLGYLNVSHNSLFQEIGELFGGLNSLSVLDLSFNNLSGNLPVSFVSLSNLSSLYMQNNQLSGTVSVLSNLSLTTLNIANNNFSGLIPGELSSIPDLSAGGNSFINMPASPPRIIMPPSQSPVAQPDRPQVPTTFPNGPEDDIPIEEGDKKQGRQTGLLVGLAVGSVAAASCILFALVFCLHSVHKRKDGGTSEPKDFVGALAVNIDRDSNTNIHQDSPVAASVLPRPIGTPERAYGVNSSPAKKIKVPGAATSYTVASLQVATNSFCQDTLLGEGSLGRVYRADFPNGKVLAVKKIDSASLSLYEEDHFLEVVSNISRLRHPNIVSLTGYCADHGQRLLVYEHIGNGTLHERLHFSDEANKSLSWNTRVRIALGTARALEYLHEVCLPSVVHRNLKSSNILLDEECSPHLSDSGLAAFSPNPEREVSTEVLGSLGYSAPEFAMSGTHTVKSDVYSFGVVMLELLTGRKPLDRSRERSEQSLVGWATPQLHDIDALAKMVDPAMEGMYPAKSLSRFADIIALSVQPEPEFRPPISEVVQQLVRLMQRASMLRRQSGDDLGSSYRAPEHEGGAWDAV